One region of Chryseobacterium muglaense genomic DNA includes:
- the hemL gene encoding glutamate-1-semialdehyde 2,1-aminomutase gives MKYQRSSALFEEAYKYIPGGVNSPVRAFKSVGGVPVFMKSAKGAYLTDADDNTYVDYINSWGPAILGHTHPEVLEELKIQAEKGFSFGAPTELETEIAKFITENVPNIDQIRMVSSGTEACMSAIRLARGFTGRDKFIKFEGCYHGHSDSFLIKAGSGAATFGNPNSPGVTAGTAKDTLLARYNDFEQVEDLFRHNQGEIAAVIIEPVAGNMGCVLPENDFLQKLRKICDENGALLIFDEVMTGFRLAFGGAQELYNVKADLVTYGKVIGGGLPVGAFAGRNEIMDHLAPKGGVYQAGTLSGNPLAMRAGLKTLQIIKNDPEFFNRLAKTTETLDFEIGKILSEKGIEHRINRKGSMMSVFFHINAVSNFDEAQNANHALFNNFFHQMLTNGIYLPPSGYETYFISDAIKDKEIDMTLEAVRKFQYS, from the coding sequence ATGAAATACCAAAGAAGTTCAGCTTTATTTGAAGAGGCTTACAAATATATTCCGGGAGGTGTAAATTCTCCGGTTCGTGCGTTTAAATCGGTGGGCGGAGTTCCCGTTTTTATGAAATCTGCGAAAGGAGCTTACCTTACAGATGCCGATGATAATACATATGTAGATTATATTAATTCTTGGGGACCTGCTATTTTAGGTCACACCCATCCAGAAGTTTTAGAAGAATTAAAAATTCAGGCTGAAAAAGGTTTCTCTTTTGGCGCACCAACAGAATTGGAAACTGAAATCGCAAAATTCATCACTGAAAATGTTCCGAATATTGACCAGATTAGAATGGTTTCTTCAGGTACAGAAGCTTGTATGAGCGCAATCAGATTGGCAAGAGGTTTTACAGGAAGAGATAAATTTATAAAATTTGAAGGCTGTTATCATGGTCATTCAGATTCATTTTTGATAAAAGCAGGAAGCGGCGCTGCTACTTTTGGAAATCCAAATTCTCCGGGCGTAACTGCTGGAACAGCAAAAGATACTTTATTAGCAAGATATAACGATTTTGAGCAAGTAGAAGATTTGTTCAGACATAATCAGGGTGAAATTGCAGCGGTAATTATTGAGCCGGTTGCTGGAAACATGGGTTGTGTACTTCCTGAAAATGATTTCTTACAAAAATTAAGAAAAATCTGTGATGAAAACGGAGCTTTGTTAATCTTCGATGAAGTAATGACAGGTTTCAGATTGGCATTTGGTGGAGCTCAGGAATTATATAATGTAAAAGCAGATTTGGTAACTTATGGAAAAGTTATCGGAGGTGGACTTCCGGTAGGAGCTTTTGCTGGAAGAAACGAAATTATGGATCATTTAGCTCCAAAAGGCGGCGTTTATCAGGCAGGAACATTAAGTGGAAATCCTTTGGCAATGAGAGCCGGTTTAAAAACGTTGCAAATCATTAAAAATGACCCTGAATTTTTCAACAGATTGGCGAAAACTACAGAAACTTTAGACTTTGAAATCGGAAAAATTTTAAGTGAAAAAGGAATCGAACACAGAATCAACAGAAAAGGTTCGATGATGTCGGTTTTCTTCCACATTAATGCAGTTTCTAATTTTGATGAGGCACAGAATGCAAATCATGCATTATTCAATAATTTCTTTCATCAGATGTTAACTAACGGAATTTATCTTCCACCAAGTGGTTATGAAACGTATTTCATCAGTGATGCAATCAAAGACAAAGAAATCGATATGACTTTAGAAGCTGTAAGAAAATTTCAGTATTCTTAA
- a CDS encoding amidohydrolase has protein sequence MKRSNNISRKDFLKSSALAMAGLTLTPTVMSANTLSEDKALGVNGKLILKNVRLETGFEYEEGEVVSTKTDLFLVETENGKITKIAPNNPKAKAVDAKGFLMLPAFKDMHIHLDKTFYGDKWQAVRKRKGGVKGMIALEEQIMPEILKNSTYKAEKMIELIQSKGTAFARSHVNVEPTSKLDSLKNLQKALDNKKKSFGAEIVAFPQHGVFYKNSVPYLKEAAQMDIDFIGGVDPYTIDGAIEKTIDFTVQLALDHQKGIDIHLHETGESGLKTVEYLIDKVNENPSLKGKTFFSHCFILGKLDKIKQEEIAEKLGNAQVGIASTIPIGNLIMPLPTLQKHNVTVYTGNDSIIDHWNTYGTGSVLEKANLYAQLYGQSTEFLLSRSLKLATANLTPLDDKGVQRWPKTGDDADFVLLNASCSAEAVSRISNVESLIYRGNVVF, from the coding sequence ATGAAAAGGTCTAATAATATTTCGCGAAAAGATTTTTTGAAAAGTTCTGCTTTAGCAATGGCTGGACTTACTTTAACGCCTACCGTGATGAGTGCAAATACGCTTTCTGAAGATAAAGCTTTAGGAGTAAATGGTAAATTAATTCTTAAAAATGTTCGTCTTGAAACGGGTTTTGAATATGAAGAAGGCGAAGTTGTTTCTACAAAGACAGATTTGTTTTTAGTAGAAACAGAAAATGGGAAAATCACAAAAATAGCTCCGAACAATCCTAAAGCAAAAGCAGTGGATGCAAAAGGATTTTTGATGCTTCCGGCTTTTAAAGACATGCACATTCACCTAGATAAAACTTTTTATGGCGACAAATGGCAGGCTGTAAGAAAAAGAAAAGGCGGAGTAAAAGGAATGATTGCTTTGGAAGAACAGATCATGCCGGAAATTCTGAAAAATTCTACTTACAAAGCAGAAAAAATGATTGAATTGATTCAGTCTAAAGGAACTGCTTTTGCAAGAAGTCATGTAAATGTAGAGCCAACTTCCAAGCTCGATTCTTTGAAAAATTTACAGAAAGCTTTAGATAATAAAAAGAAAAGCTTTGGAGCGGAAATTGTTGCCTTTCCACAGCACGGAGTTTTTTACAAAAATTCTGTTCCTTATCTGAAAGAAGCGGCTCAGATGGATATCGATTTCATCGGTGGAGTAGATCCCTACACGATTGACGGTGCCATTGAAAAGACAATTGATTTTACGGTACAACTCGCTTTAGATCATCAAAAAGGAATTGACATTCATCTTCATGAAACGGGAGAGTCAGGTTTAAAAACTGTTGAATACCTTATCGATAAAGTGAATGAAAATCCTTCTTTGAAAGGAAAAACTTTTTTTAGTCATTGTTTTATTTTAGGTAAATTAGATAAAATAAAACAGGAAGAGATTGCCGAAAAATTAGGCAACGCTCAAGTGGGAATTGCTTCAACGATTCCTATTGGAAATTTGATTATGCCGCTTCCAACTTTACAAAAACATAATGTAACCGTTTATACCGGAAACGACAGTATTATCGATCATTGGAATACGTACGGAACAGGCAGTGTTTTGGAGAAAGCCAATCTTTATGCGCAGCTTTACGGTCAGTCGACAGAGTTTTTATTGTCGAGAAGTTTAAAATTAGCAACGGCAAATCTAACTCCTTTGGATGATAAAGGCGTTCAGCGATGGCCGAAAACAGGTGATGATGCCGATTTTGTTTTGCTCAATGCAAGCTGTTCTGCAGAAGCGGTATCAAGAATTTCAAACGTAGAATCTCTTATTTATAGAGGGAACGTGGTATTTTAA
- a CDS encoding 1-aminocyclopropane-1-carboxylate deaminase/D-cysteine desulfhydrase encodes MLKIPPEKISIVEIPIQKKVKLFIKREDLIHPAISGNKYWKLFYNINNYLENQPENPLIITFGGAYSNHISAVSTAGSLSKVKTLGIIRGEELEQKWRDNPTLLYAKRNGMNLKFVSREEYRHKEKLTEFLQNEFPEALIIPEGGTNKMAVQGVKMMLNDDTKDFDYLCTAVGTGGTMAGISEFCEDNQKVIGFKVVEDSSLESKISELTSKRNFYLTDAAFGGYGKINDENIRFINDFKAKFDIPLEPIYTGKMMQKVFEMIDANHFPEGSKILCFHTGGLQGIEGANLLLEKQNRNLII; translated from the coding sequence ATGTTAAAAATTCCACCCGAAAAAATCTCGATTGTAGAAATTCCGATTCAAAAAAAGGTAAAACTCTTTATCAAAAGAGAAGATTTAATACATCCGGCAATCTCAGGAAATAAATACTGGAAACTTTTTTATAATATCAATAATTATCTTGAAAATCAGCCTGAAAATCCTCTTATTATAACCTTTGGCGGAGCCTATTCCAATCATATTTCTGCTGTTTCTACAGCAGGAAGTCTTTCTAAAGTCAAGACATTAGGTATTATAAGAGGCGAAGAATTAGAACAAAAATGGCGGGACAATCCTACACTTTTGTATGCCAAAAGAAACGGAATGAATTTAAAATTTGTCTCCCGTGAAGAATATCGCCATAAAGAAAAACTGACCGAATTTTTACAAAATGAATTTCCTGAAGCATTAATAATTCCTGAAGGCGGAACCAATAAAATGGCTGTTCAGGGCGTAAAAATGATGCTCAATGACGATACAAAAGATTTTGATTATCTTTGCACCGCAGTTGGAACCGGAGGTACGATGGCGGGGATTTCAGAATTTTGTGAAGATAATCAGAAGGTTATAGGTTTTAAAGTAGTGGAAGATTCTTCTTTAGAAAGTAAAATTTCAGAATTAACCTCTAAGAGAAATTTTTATCTAACCGATGCCGCTTTTGGTGGTTATGGTAAAATAAATGACGAAAATATCCGTTTTATCAATGATTTTAAAGCGAAATTTGATATTCCTTTAGAACCAATTTATACAGGAAAGATGATGCAGAAAGTTTTTGAAATGATTGATGCAAATCATTTTCCTGAAGGAAGCAAAATTTTGTGTTTTCATACCGGAGGTTTGCAGGGAATAGAAGGAGCCAATTTGCTTTTAGAAAAACAAAATAGAAATTTAATAATATAA
- a CDS encoding DUF5522 domain-containing protein, which translates to MALFEIKEGEDFYYNEQGYKVFTEKFHLKRGHCCKSGCRHCPYGYDKKTDTFIKTNKKNK; encoded by the coding sequence ATGGCTCTTTTTGAAATCAAAGAAGGTGAAGACTTTTACTACAACGAACAGGGTTACAAAGTTTTCACCGAAAAATTCCATCTTAAACGTGGACATTGCTGTAAAAGCGGTTGCAGACACTGCCCTTACGGATACGATAAAAAAACAGACACATTTATAAAAACCAATAAAAAAAATAAAT
- a CDS encoding helix-turn-helix domain-containing protein has protein sequence MVSCVNFTNFKQKSFGMSRRSDYFPVLGIQDFKDNHSLETHLLFNELYGERSIDHPHKHDFFIINIFEKAKGNHTIDFVDYDVKDHQIHLVFPDQVHQWDIEAGTVGYQLMISRDWFESLIPALRFSQLFYQNHPVINLSDDSLNFLVYEFKTIQILLNNEKVFWEMIQKRSEMIGLLISEAVEFIFKNDERYHANPIFSKFLNLIDVHFKEERSVSFYAEKLTISPNYLNIICKKSINSSASSLIQDRILLEAKRLLKVSEKTVKDIVFDLGFYDQASFSKFFKSQTGMTPSQFKE, from the coding sequence ATGGTTTCCTGCGTAAATTTTACTAATTTTAAGCAAAAATCATTCGGAATGAGCCGTCGTTCAGATTATTTTCCGGTTTTAGGTATTCAGGATTTCAAGGATAATCATTCTTTGGAAACCCATCTTTTGTTTAATGAATTGTATGGTGAACGTTCTATCGATCATCCGCACAAACATGATTTTTTTATCATTAATATTTTTGAAAAAGCAAAAGGGAATCACACCATCGATTTTGTAGATTATGATGTGAAAGATCATCAAATTCATTTGGTTTTTCCGGATCAGGTACATCAATGGGATATTGAAGCAGGAACGGTAGGATATCAATTGATGATCAGCAGAGATTGGTTTGAAAGCTTAATTCCGGCTTTACGGTTTTCCCAATTATTTTACCAAAACCATCCAGTAATTAATCTTTCAGATGACAGTTTAAATTTTCTGGTTTATGAATTTAAAACGATTCAAATACTGCTGAATAACGAAAAAGTTTTTTGGGAAATGATTCAGAAACGGAGCGAAATGATTGGATTACTCATTAGTGAAGCTGTTGAATTTATTTTTAAAAATGATGAACGATATCATGCAAATCCTATTTTTTCTAAATTTCTAAATCTTATTGATGTGCATTTTAAGGAAGAGCGTTCGGTTTCTTTTTATGCTGAAAAGCTTACTATTTCGCCTAATTATTTAAATATTATCTGTAAAAAAAGTATCAATTCTTCAGCTTCATCTCTTATTCAAGACCGAATTTTGCTTGAAGCTAAACGTCTTCTTAAAGTTTCAGAAAAAACGGTGAAAGACATTGTTTTTGATTTGGGATTTTATGATCAGGCAAGTTTTTCAAAATTCTTCAAATCTCAAACGGGAATGACTCCTTCTCAATTCAAAGAATGA
- a CDS encoding glucosaminidase domain-containing protein codes for MKRLFLLISLLVLSKFSAQTWATEDQYIQKFAQYAVEEMEKYKIPASITLAQGLLETGGGQSRLAQEGKNHFGIKCKEEWTGKTMKHTDDAPNECFRVYDDPKQSYEDHSIFLATRKYYTKLFDLDMKDYKAWAHGLKKAGYATNPRYASILIGKIEKYKLYEFDEVGSKEVLYAVLKKYPGLQEDRQFMAQLEPTKEKKKIIAPAPKTQSQPKVYALAPEKKERVKTKTEILNSILIKSHPNGGLKYIVIPEDTDIQYIAKKFKISESKLTKWNELEGTALAKNEVVFLESKNSEGNTAMYKAESGEDMYDIAQKFGVKLYKLYAKNRMDEGQKPSAGQLIYLIDKKPRN; via the coding sequence ATGAAAAGACTTTTCTTACTAATTAGCCTTTTAGTTTTATCAAAATTCTCAGCTCAGACCTGGGCTACAGAAGATCAATACATTCAGAAATTTGCTCAATATGCAGTAGAAGAAATGGAAAAATACAAAATTCCGGCTTCAATTACGCTTGCGCAAGGACTTTTGGAAACCGGTGGCGGACAAAGCCGCTTGGCACAGGAAGGAAAAAACCATTTCGGTATAAAGTGCAAAGAAGAATGGACGGGAAAAACAATGAAGCACACCGATGATGCTCCGAATGAATGTTTCCGTGTGTACGATGATCCTAAACAATCTTACGAAGACCATTCTATATTTTTGGCAACCAGAAAATATTACACCAAGCTTTTTGACCTTGATATGAAGGATTATAAAGCGTGGGCGCATGGTTTAAAGAAAGCGGGTTACGCTACCAATCCTCGTTATGCATCAATTCTTATTGGTAAAATTGAAAAATATAAGCTGTATGAGTTTGATGAGGTAGGTTCTAAAGAAGTTCTTTATGCTGTGTTAAAAAAATATCCAGGATTACAGGAAGACAGACAGTTTATGGCACAATTGGAACCCACTAAAGAAAAGAAGAAAATCATTGCTCCGGCTCCTAAAACCCAGTCTCAGCCTAAAGTTTATGCTTTAGCTCCTGAAAAAAAAGAAAGAGTAAAAACGAAAACAGAGATTTTAAATTCAATTTTAATTAAAAGTCATCCGAACGGAGGTTTAAAATATATTGTTATTCCTGAGGATACTGATATACAGTATATTGCTAAGAAATTTAAAATTAGCGAAAGCAAACTAACCAAGTGGAATGAACTTGAAGGAACTGCACTCGCAAAAAATGAAGTGGTTTTCTTGGAATCTAAAAACTCTGAAGGAAATACCGCAATGTACAAAGCAGAGTCTGGCGAAGATATGTACGATATCGCACAGAAATTTGGTGTCAAACTTTATAAATTATACGCTAAAAACAGAATGGATGAAGGACAAAAACCATCAGCCGGACAACTCATTTATTTGATTGACAAAAAACCTAGAAACTAA
- a CDS encoding ankyrin repeat domain-containing protein, with protein MKVLFFLLCFISINACEKSFSQPVKEIMINGENVIELVKSNNAEGLRTALENGADVNTKDSRGRSLLLLAVVGKKITIAKILVEYKADVNLQDQQLDSPFLFAGANGQTELVKLFMKNGARFDVFNRYNGTALIPACERGHVETVKVLANTEGFPINHVNRLGWTALMEAVILGDGSLKYQQIVQILKDKGVKDIADNDGITALEHAKSLGYKEIVKILES; from the coding sequence ATGAAAGTTTTGTTTTTTCTGTTGTGTTTTATCAGTATAAATGCTTGCGAAAAAAGCTTTTCTCAACCTGTAAAAGAAATTATGATTAATGGTGAAAATGTGATTGAGCTTGTAAAGAGCAATAATGCAGAAGGATTAAGAACGGCTTTGGAAAACGGAGCCGATGTGAATACGAAAGATTCGAGAGGAAGATCTTTGTTACTTCTTGCAGTTGTTGGAAAAAAGATAACAATTGCAAAAATTCTTGTCGAATATAAAGCAGATGTTAATCTGCAGGATCAACAGTTGGACAGTCCGTTTTTGTTCGCTGGTGCAAACGGGCAGACGGAATTGGTGAAATTATTTATGAAAAACGGAGCTCGTTTTGATGTTTTCAACAGATACAACGGAACTGCTTTAATTCCTGCCTGCGAAAGAGGGCACGTAGAAACGGTAAAAGTTTTGGCGAATACAGAAGGCTTCCCAATTAATCATGTAAACAGATTGGGATGGACCGCTTTAATGGAAGCGGTGATTTTAGGTGACGGAAGTTTAAAATATCAGCAAATTGTTCAAATCCTTAAAGATAAAGGTGTAAAAGATATCGCCGATAACGACGGAATTACTGCTTTGGAGCACGCAAAATCTTTAGGTTATAAAGAGATTGTAAAAATTTTAGAATCTTAA